The DNA sequence actcaatgccccacagctggatactggaatgcctagaattgtacaagatcaacaggaccctaagagccttcatcaggaactcaatggggatgtggcggacaacactagaggccaactccaagcccatagcacaagtcaccatcaagtgcgggatctaccaaggagatgctctgtccccactgctgttctgcataggcctgaaccccctcagtgagatcattaacaagactggctacagatACCGACTATggaacggagcagttgtcagccacctcctgtacatggatgacatcaagctgtatgccaagagtgaacgagacatcgattcactgatccacactaccaggctatacagcaatgacattggaatgtcgttcggactggagaagtgcagtcggatggtaacaaagagagggaaggtagtcagaactgaggggatcgaactaccagaaggcaacattgcagacatagaggacagttacaagtacctggggatcccgcaggtgaatgggaaccatgaagaggccgctaggaaagctgcaaccaccaagtacctgcagagggtcaggcaagtcctgaggagtcagctgaacggtaagaacaagatccgggccatcaacacctacgccctacctgtgatcaggtaccctgctaggttaataggctggccaaaggaggagatagaagccactgacatcaagacaagaaagctccttaccatgcatggagggtttcaccccaagtccagcaccctgaggctgtatgctaagcggaaggaagggggccggggactggtgagtgtcagcaccacagtccaggatgagacaacgaacatccaagaatacattgggaagatggccccaactgaccgagtgctcagtgaatacctcaggcagcagaaacccaacaaagaggagggagacgaggaaccatcatggaaggacaggcccctgcacggtatgtaccaccggcagatagcagaggtggctgatatccagaaatcctaccagtggctagacaaagctggactgaaagacagcacagaggcactaatcatggcagcacaagaacaagctctgagtacaagatccatagaggctggggtctatcacaccaggcaagaccccaggtgcaggctgtgtaaagatgccccagaggcaatccagcacataacagcagggtgcaagatgctagcaggcaaggcatacatggaacgccataaccaagtggccggcatagtgtacaggaacatctgtgccgagtataacctggaagtcccgaggtcaaaatgggagatgcccccaagggtggtggagaatgaccgagctaagatcctgtgggacttccagatacagacggacaaaatggtggtggctaaccaaccggacatagtggtggtagacaaacagaagaagacggccgtagtgatcgatgtagcggttcccaatgacagcaatatcaggaagaaggaacacgagaaactggagaaataccaagggctcagagaagagctcgagaggatgtggagggtgaaggtaacggtggtccccgtggtaatcggagctctaggtgcggtgactcccaagctaggtgagtggctccagcagatcccaggaacaacatcggagatctctgtccagaagagcgcagtcctgggaacagctaagatagtgcacaggaccctcaagctcccaggcctctggtagaggatccgagcttgaaggataaaccgcccgcaggggcgtgctgggtgtttttgtatatatatatatatatatatgtatatgtgtgtgtgtgtatatgtgtaccACCGTAGCTGTTTAtctataaacatatataaacaaaatcacattttttttacatttgtaattgcttttgtgcataattttatattgtcgttgataataaattaattaaagcaccaaaatacaataatgaatacattaaacttgttttaaCCCCATTTTACAGGAACCAGGCAGATCTCCAGTATGTGACAAATTTTCAGCTTCAAAATGACCAAGTGAGACATGTCAGAGTTTTGCTCTATGGCCCAGTCGGTGCTGGGAAGTCCAGCTTCATCAATTCTGTCAGCAATGCCTTACGGAGAAGAATAACCTGTCCAGCTTTGACCAACGCAATAAATGAACAGGAAGGAAGTTTCACCAAAAAAGTAACTTCCTTTTATTTACACTGACTCAATGTATGGAAATGTAACAAGTGAAACTGTAACTTATGGTAAAATATTAGCCTACACACCATGTTAAAGATTTAATaagtaattaaaacattttgattATGTTTAAAACAAATTGTATCTCTTCCCAAGttttttgtaaactttttttttttttgcctttcagTATGAAACCCACAAGATTAAGAAAGACGGAGGGCAGTTTTACCCATTTGTCTTCAATGACGTCATGGGTTTGGAAGAAGGGAGTGGACGAGGAGTGAGAGTGGAAGACATCAAACTGGCCATGATGGGACATGTGAAGGAGGGTTATAAGGTACAATAATCAAACTGTGAactttgtttattcttttagtAAAACTCTCAAATTTTCTTCAAGTTATTtcgtgagagaaaaaaataaatgaattcattcacataaaaaaatacagatttgCATCGTCTTTTTCATTCATGTTCTTAATGAGATTCTTGTTATAGTATACAATGAGTGTGGGTTCACTCTTTTGGATTTTTGTAACATATTGCAGTTCAACCCTGCGTCTCCATTGTCCACGTCTGATTCTGGCTACAACCCTTCACCTTCTCCAGAGGACAGAGTTCATGTTGTGGTTTGTGTCCACTCTGGTAACACGACAGAAATTAACAGCTCAGTGTTACAGAAGATGAAAGCCATCAAAGAGGCAGCCAGTGACTTGGGTAAGAGGGGACTGAGCGTGTAACAGACTTACAGTGCATTTAAAGAACATCTTGGTTATTTATTCTAACACTTtacttgtaaaagaaaacaaatgcatgTGCATGAAAAACATGGCTAAAGTTCTGCATTAGACTTGGTTGGCTCAAAACATCTGATAAGAGAAGTTTTATAACTATACCTGGAAGACATTTCACTGAATGATTCACAGGCTTTTGAGTGGTATTTGTTCAAATTGTATGCATAGTCAAAGTTCCTGTCAAGTTAACCGCAGACTTATCAGAATAAATCTCATATTGCAGGTATTCCACAGTTAGCTCTTCTTACCAAATTTGATGACGCCTGTCCTGAAACTGAAGAGGACCTGAAGAATGTGTACAAAAGCAAGCTCGTGAAGAGAAAGGTGAATTTTGGCTGggtaaatgaaacatttcaaaccTGAACTCAGATTTTACAGTAATTTATTGTTTCTATAAAAACCAGATGGGAGATCTGAGCTCAGAACTGGGGATCCCGCTTAACTTCATCCTTCCTGTGAAGAACTACAGTGAAGAAACACAACTGAATGACGACATCGACACTTTGATCCTGAGCGCACTGAGAATGATGATTGACTTTACCGCCTctatgttttactttgtagcacctccagctccaccacgtcctcctagTAAGTTATATCATAACTTTAACAACATAATTTCTACAATTAATTTGCACATGCATTTGCACATACCTGTCTAATGCgtgtttcatgttgtttgtttttattttctagcACCTCCACCTTTTCCTAGTAAGTTTCATTTTAGAACATTGGTTACTGTTATTTGCAATTATTTTGAATAAAACTGATTTCTCCTGTTTACAAATACAGTTGCATCTTTTTATgttctaaaatgtttttcaatttattttcagCTTTGAAAACTCCATGGAGACAAATATCTTGGGGGTAAATCTACAGTTTCCAGTCTTGTGAGCAGGACTGAGGATATCAGTTGCTGACTTAGacccattttcttctgtttaactCAGCTAATGCTGAAAGGCTGTACTAATAAGTAATAAGAACAATTATTCAGTTTAAGGACATAGTTTAATTGCTTCTATTTAAATGGGTTCCCTTCACCgaccattttattttatgaaaaatgcaaaagagaTGTTTGATTTGCTCACATGAACAGGAAAGGTTATCAGATGTTACAAACATTGCTCAGCCAACCACAGTCTCATTGTTATTCGCCACATCTCATGAACAATTTTTACAGGCACATTATTagttaaaaatgtgtatttcacAGGTTCTACTGACATGCTTTAAACATTCTTTGGCCTTACACTGGATGTTAATGcttttgttaaaaatgtaatatacaAGAATGTAGTTCAAACATCCTGTTTTCCTCAGGATGAATTACTGTGGCTTCCGTAATCGTCTAACTTTTTTCATATAGCTCCATCATGAGGTCAATATTTAACTTGCATTGGAAAAGTGATGATTTTTAGTATCCCTTATGTCCCATTCAGAAAATGTTATCATGCTATTCTGATAACAGGCATTATCAAACGTCACCGGAAACATCCCATAACTAGCATTTTGCTCATTGAACAGCTGTGTTTAAAAAGCAGCCTCACAGAGCTGTTAGAATGTTTTAACCCTATCAATCATGTTAAAACTACATCTAAAAtatattaaacttgttttaaCCCCATTTTGCAGGAACCAGGCAGATCTGCAATATGTGAAGAATTTTCATCTTCAAAATGACAAAGTGAGACGTGTCAGAGTTTTGCTCTATGGCCCAGTCGGTGCTGGGAAGTCCAGCTTCATCAATTCTGTCAGCAATGTCTTAGGAAGAAGAATAACCTGTCCAGCTTTGACCAACGCAACAATCGAGGAGGAAGGAAGTTTCACCAAAAAagtaatttctttttatttacactgacttgATGTCTGGAAATGTAACAAGTGAAACTGTAACTTGTGGTAAAATA is a window from the Pelmatolapia mariae isolate MD_Pm_ZW unplaced genomic scaffold, Pm_UMD_F_2 NODE_ptg000867l+_length_26452_cov_1, whole genome shotgun sequence genome containing:
- the LOC134623730 gene encoding interferon-induced protein 44-like, whose protein sequence is MELSMIRRLCSICSIILGYEVVDYQDLTAQEIDEALINFSKHPKLFNTDSVFVVLMSHGDLGTICGSDLKDFETDKIYERLNTKNCPALMNKPKVIIIQACRGGLNPLSEIINKTGYRYRLWNGAVVSHLLYMDDIKLNQADLQYVTNFQLQNDQVRHVRVLLYGPVGAGKSSFINSVSNALRRRITCPALTNAINEQEGSFTKKYETHKIKKDGGQFYPFVFNDVMGLEEGSGRGVRVEDIKLAMMGHVKEGYKFNPASPLSTSDSGYNPSPSPEDRVHVVVCVHSGNTTEINSSVLQKMKAIKEAASDLGIPQLALLTKFDDACPETEEDLKNVYKSKLVKRKMGDLSSELGIPLNFILPVKNYSEETQLNDDIDTLILSALRMMIDFTASMFYFVAPPAPPRPPTPPPFPTPS